GAGTGTGAAGGCTTGTGTTACTGTGCCAGACTGCTTGATCTCATAATAATGTTTTTAGGGTGATATTAACTGAAAAAGGTCAGATGCTCTATAGTGTGTCATATCATGGTGCTAACAAGAGATACctatcccctctctcctcacagctCCTCTTGCTTCTATAATGACCAACCGATTTGGGTTCCGGCCAGTTGTTATGATTGGTGGACTCCTCATCTCCATAGGAACCATCGCCAGTGGCTTCACCAACTCCATCAACGAGATGTACATCACCATCGGACTCGTTGCAGGTAagacaaacaaatacacacaggatattGACCATCATAACTGTCACAGCGGCACCAGTGTTGTCACCAGTGGGTGTGAATGTGTGTCCTCTCCCCTCCACAGGTCTTGGGTACTGTCTGACCTTCCTTCCCACCGTCACCCTACTGTCTCAGTACTTCTCCCAGCGACGCTCCCTGGTCACAGCTGTCGCCTCCACGGGAGAGTCCTTCTCTGTGTTCGCCCTCGCCCCAGGTAAGAGGTCACAGTGGGACTAAAAGCCTCTGCTTACTAGCAAAGTTTCTCTTTAAAAAATACAATGTTTCAGTTTACCAACCTTCCCATTACCTTAATCTCACTTTTCTCAATTGCTTTTTCTTTTAAAATTAACCCGCATTTAATTTGAGGTTGGATTGCAAACCCTGACCACTATAGTCTTGTATTTCAAACACTCTCCTCTTTGTTCTCCCCCATCTGCTCCTCAGCATTCTCTGCTCTGAGGGACTGTATCGGCTGGCGTTACACTCTGGTGGTGATTGGAGCTCTGCAGGGCATCATCATCATCTGTGGAGTTTTGCTAAGACCCATCTTCATCAGACCTGGACCAGccacggagacagagacaggtggACTGGCTGACCAAGAGCTGAAGGCTCTGAACACACAGGAGGAGTACAGCACTAAGGAGAGATTGTACACTAAGGACAGTTCATATGCTAAGGATAGCTCTTACACACCGCAGAGTTCCTACTCTCAGGAGAACAAGCTGACTCATTGTTACTCCCTGAGCTCTGGAGAGTCTGAGGACTCTGGGGTCCAGTCCCTCCATCACCAGGTCCTGGATGATGGTAGCAAGGCAGGGGAGGAGGTTCCTCTGAAGGGGaaaggggagaagggagaaaagggggggaaagagagaagagagaaggaggcgTCTTCACAGCTGTGCTTAGGAAGCAAGGAGAAGGACGAGGAGCAGACACAGACAGTATCCGCCCAAAAGCCCAAACTCCTTGACTTCTCCGTGCTGAGAGAAGGCAGCTTCATATGCTATGCTCTCTTCGGCCTCTTCGCCACATTGGGTTTCTTTGCCCCTCAGCTCTATATCATCGAGCTGAGCGTGAGCCGTGGCGTGGAGCGCGACCGTGCAACCTACATGCTTTCCGCCATGGCGGTTGCAGAGATCTTTGGTCGCCTCTCCATTGGTTGGGTGCTAGGCAGGAAGCTGTTTAGAGGCAGGAAGCCCTTGGTGCTGCTAGGATGTGTAGTCCTGCTGTGCCTGGTGCTGGTGGCCTTTACCCTGGTGTGGGAGTTCTGGGGCCTGGCGATGTGTTGTGGGTTCTATGGGTTTTTTATGGGCACTGTGTCATCAACGCATATACCCATGCTGGCAGAGAAAGATGTGGTGGGCATAGAGAGGATGGCGTCGGCCGCGGGAGTCTATGTGTTTATACAGAGCTTCGCTGGGCTGGCCGGACCACCACTAGGAGGTAAGAGATGCATTCAGGTCTCATATTTATTCACAGCTCTCTGTCATGTcatgtctctttttctctctctctcactaatgATAGATTTACCATTGGTTTTATTTTCATTATCATCAAATGAAATAACTTGATGAATTTGTGCATcatttttatgattttttttttttttacttataaAAATGTTATTCTCTCAGGTGTTCTGGTGGACCTGACTCAGAACTACGGCTCAGCTTTCTACTCCTGTGCGGTGGGTATGGGTTTGGGAGCTGTGTTCCTGGGACTGGTACGACCAGCCAAGAGAGGCTTGCCCTGCTTCAGCAAGAGGGGGCCTCAAAATTGCCCAGAACCCCTGCAGGTGGGGCCAGGGAACCCTGTACCTCAGCGAGAGGGGAAGGAGGCCCAGGACAGAGACAGTCTTCAGGACTTCCTAGAAGTTGACCTTGATTTGGACCAGAAACAGGAAATCATTACTGAAAAAGGCCAACTGATGACAATCTCTACTTGAAAAGACATCACACAGCTCAGAAGGAAACCCCATAAGAGTCTGAACTTAAGTCTTGGCTAAGCTAGTGCTGATTGAGACAAATCAGACAAATATGTGAATAAAGACTGCCATGGACAGATAAGGAATCTCTATCCTGTGATTTCAGATCTGGTTTCGGGAGTCTGGAGAGGTTTCATATCTCCAGTCACTCACACTGAACAAAGGAAAGGGCATACTGAACAACCTGGATGTAAGGGGTGAAATTAACACTACAACAATGTTATTATGGCGTCCATGAACATCAAAACACTGTGCTTTAGCTCATGGAACTGTTAGAGAGGATATACAAACAATATGTAGAGGCCAGTTATTAGATTTATGAAGTCAGCTGGGAAACCTTATTACGCTCACACTTGATTTCAAAGGTCAATTGTAAGGCAACTAGCTGCAATAAGATTGTGAGTTTGCTCCCAAAAATAACATTAAAGTTGATTCAACTTACAATTGTATCTCATTTGGGAGTAAAGCTGAACAAACATACATTCTCAAGTTGAATTGTATGTTCACTCAACTTTTAGTTTTAGGTTGAGTGAACatacgctgaacaaaaatataaacgcaacatgtaaagtgtaaagcccatgtttcatgagctgaaataaaatatctcctaaattgtccatacgcacaaaaagcttatttctctaaaatgttgtgcacaaatttatttacatccctattagtgagaatttctcctttgccaagataatccatccacctgacaggtgtgacataacaagaagctgattaaacatcatgatcattacacaggtgcaccttggggacaataaaaggccactctaaaatgtgccgttttgtcacacatcacaatgccacagatgtctcaagttgagggagcgtgcaattggcatgctgactgcaggaatgtccaccagagctgttgccagagaatgtcatgttatttctccaccataagccgcctccaacgttgttttagagaatttgtcagtacatccaaccggcctcacaacagcagaccatgtttatggcgttgtgtgggtgagcagtttgctgatgtcaacgttgtaaacagagtgccccatggttgtggtggggttatggtatgggcaggcacatgctacagaaaacaaacacaattgcattttattgatggcaatttgaatgcacagagatactgtgatgagatcctgaggcaaTTAATCTgccgtcatcacctcatgtttcagcatgataatgcacggccccatgtcgcaaggatctgtatacaattcctggaagctgaaaatgttccagttcttccatggcctgcatactcaccagacatgtcacccattgagcaggtttgggatgctctagattgacgtgtacgacagtgtgttccagttctaGACAATATCAAATataactttgcacagccattgaagagtgggacaacattccacaggccgcaATCAactgcctgatcaactctatgcgaaggagatcacaccagatactgactggttttctgatccaagcatccaattttttttaaggtatctgtgaccaacagatgcatatcggtattcccagtcatgtgaaatccatagattagggcctaattcatttatttcaattgactgatttccttatatgaactgtaactcaataaaacatttgaaatcgttgcatgttgagtttatattttttgttcaggaTACAATTCAACTTGAGAATGTATTCTACCCTATTCGCATAGTTTAATTTTACACTAGGAAATATGACAATACATTAATCACaaggcctttctttgagggcctaATTACACACTAACGCAGTGGTTTGAAACTCCTGGTTAACAGGCCACGTCTGCAATTCACATTATGCTGACTTGCAAAGGATAGCCAACAACTGGAACTTTTAAtcacctgcattcagaatgaatgCCAGCATAAGTAAGATTGTTTATTGAGACAACCTAAATCATATAAACTGGAACAGCCACCTCAGTAATGGGTCCAAAAAGTCCAACCACTAACAGATTGAATTAGTTTAGAcatgttatttatgtttgtgTATCATAAGATTAATCAACGAACATGAAAAAAACaggtattgaaacaaacaattctgaaattaaacctgcaatagagcatgctgggaaatgtgATAATGATGGGCATGGTTGAGTGGTTTTGAGCAAACATACATTTATAATTTCACTCAACAAGCTTGTTCAAATTCAGCTCACTTCAAGGAGAGTTTGTTGAATCAATGTACAATTGTAAGGCAACCAGCTGCAATAAGATTGGGAGTTTGCTCAACATTTGGGCATATAGCTGAACCAACATACAGTGCTGCCTTCCAAAGGCAAACATAAATTTGTTTGAATTTTTTAAAATTCAGCTCACTTCGAGTTTGTTGAGTGAACAAAGTTTAAAGGGTGACTGctcttcctgatttggcctcgtttAAGATTTGGCTAATTAAGAAATGATAGCAGCCATGACTGAATTTGAAACGTGGGACGTGATTTGACGTGGATGTCTCTTGTGTGTTCACAGGTGGGAAAAGTTAGCTAAATTATTTAGACAATTAGCTTCAGCTGGTTGGTATGCGACCATAGCAAaattggtttgactttggatagcccATCTCTGGGTATAGTTAGCGACGGTCAATAAATGACACAATGTAAATGGGACAACATTTTCATGTTGcctcattaaatgctttcaatatttgtatatgaatttctacaatttctAGTTGGTTTGAGGTTAAGTCATTGAAATCTGGAGCTATTGACCTTGtaaaatattgtcccatgtacacTGTGTAATTTgctgatggtccctaactagctCCATAGGGATATCaaatgtcaaaccaaattgaccatgggCATTATGATCAGATCACTTGCAGCTGCACTCTGAATTGAAAATTATTTGGGTACTGTCAGCTGTGAACAGAATTAAAATAAACACAATCCACAGAAAACTGTTACGTACCCTTTCTTCTGTGACATACTATTTTTTCCTATCTCGCAAAGCTCAGTTTTGGACGAGACttactttatgaccaaaattatcctatttacactttgtagtcaattatgacactagaataaatgtttttgACACATATCGATGAAACATAGGCAATTTTCAAAACGAGAAGTTGCTTTTTAGGGGCATCTGTTCTTTAACACATTTGCTCAAATGCTTGTCCATTTGAAGTCCACTCAACTGGCAGAATAACGCTGATTAAGCATTcggtattttattttttttacagtgcaGGAGAATGACAAATCATGACATTATTGTATTTACTTTTGAATCTTAACTGTTTGTTATCTAGACAATTAAATAACATGAGTCATGATATTTTTGTACAAATAAAACATGTCACAATGTGTAAAGTACTTTGAATAGAAATGTACGTTCTAGGATCTTCATCTCATCCTTGTGTACATTCATCAGTCATATCTATTTCCGCAGTGTGACCATTCTAGAATCTAGAGGTAAATCTGCCACTGTCTGGAGGTCTGGAAGGCCATGGTGGGTTTGGGACAATGGGGCTCAGAGTCAGACTGGGAGACAGTGAGGTGTTCATGGCTAGCtgctccctcctcctctatccatcgcAGCAAGGCCTGAGAGACAAGTCAACCCATTATACTGTACCATGGGAAATAGACTTGCAACCAGGCTACAGAATATAGTAGTGTATCAAAGTTTACACAAATTATGTGCTTACCTTGCGGAGGCAGAGTGGGCAGGGGTCCAGGGGCTGGGTGTCTGACTCCTCCAGGTGGTTGGAGCCCTGCATGACACACTGCAGCCACTGGCATTGCTTCACCCCAAAGATTTGCCCCATCTCATGGGGGACTGTATGTAGGCAAACATAGGGTAGGAATAGGTATAAATGTGGAAGCAGCAagcagcctagcggttagagcattggtcCAGTAACCGAATGGTCGCCAGTTCAAATCCACAagctgacaaagtgaaaaacctGTCAATGCTCCAGGATCTGTAATTACTCCACCTCGAAGGAGTGtagtgacatgggagaacttaaggttgaacaccaggcaggCTGTGGCATTCTGGATAAACTGCAGGGTTTTGATGTTCCCCCCAATCAGGGACTTATTttgacctgggacaccaggtgggtgcaatttaGTATCAGGTAGAAAAGAAAACGAGCAGGCTCTGGACCTTGTAAGGTAAGAGTTGAATACACCTGTTGTAGCGCATTAACCAGCAAGAGCGactcactgctttgatgtttgcagagaactaAAGGATGTTGTCCAGGGTCATGTTAAGTTTCTTTGCACTCTGGAAGGGGGACACCATGGATTTAGCGATGTTACCTCTTATGCCGGAGCTCCAAGGCACGCAAAGCAGTGTACTTAGAAGCAGTGTtccgatgcctgtatcactttatcagaagcacgtgatcaatgacctCTGGAGATTTGTTTAGTctaacaaccacctgattggatTGGTATTGGTTTGGTAGAAGACAAAAAGACTATGCTGCGCACACGCTACGGGGTGTGGTAAGTCATTATAATAATTTGGCTACTCTAAATTATTTTGACCAGCAGGTGCCACTAGTGTACACTATGTTGATTGATTAAAGCCTTGAGCAATGAACCTATTTTCGACACACTTGGCTGGAAAacctcaatgcttcaggaagcttcgTTTCCCCATCACTATGTGGAGTTATCAACCGTGGTGGAGAGGTCTTGGAGTGGGCAGGCCtttcccgggaggaagagcagctccattttgtcaaggttgagcttgaggttgtgggctgacatccaagctgagatgtcTGCCAGGCACACAGAGATGCGTGTTGCCACCTGGGTGTATGAAGGGGGGAAGGAGTAGAGTAggtgagtgtcatccgcatagcaatgataagagagaccatgtgaggatatgacaaaGGTTAATTTATTTCAGTATATTTTGTACTCAAAGTGACCCTTTGGGGGC
The nucleotide sequence above comes from Salvelinus namaycush isolate Seneca chromosome 35, SaNama_1.0, whole genome shotgun sequence. Encoded proteins:
- the LOC120030085 gene encoding monocarboxylate transporter 7-like isoform X2; the encoded protein is MTVWGSRVKRYMGPNVYTAPPDGGWGWVVAVSFFLVEVFTYGVIKSLGIFLQDLMGEFGESNSRVSWIISICVFTMSFTAPLASIMTNRFGFRPVVMIGGLLISIGTIASGFTNSINEMYITIGLVAGLGYCLTFLPTVTLLSQYFSQRRSLVTAVASTGESFSVFALAPAFSALRDCIGWRYTLVVIGALQGIIIICGVLLRPIFIRPGPATETETGGLADQELKALNTQEEYSTKERLYTKDSSYAKDSSYTPQSSYSQENKLTHCYSLSSGESEDSGVQSLHHQVLDDGSKAGEEVPLKGKGEKGEKGGKERREKEASSQLCLGSKEKDEEQTQTVSAQKPKLLDFSVLREGSFICYALFGLFATLGFFAPQLYIIELSVSRGVERDRATYMLSAMAVAEIFGRLSIGWVLGRKLFRGRKPLVLLGCVVLLCLVLVAFTLVWEFWGLAMCCGFYGFFMGTVSSTHIPMLAEKDVVGIERMASAAGVYVFIQSFAGLAGPPLGGVLVDLTQNYGSAFYSCAVGMGLGAVFLGLVRPAKRGLPCFSKRGPQNCPEPLQVGPGNPVPQREGKEAQDRDSLQDFLEVDLDLDQKQEIITEKGQLMTIST
- the LOC120030085 gene encoding monocarboxylate transporter 7-like isoform X1, whose amino-acid sequence is MAETHPGDLLSPVVIRDQSTKASSAPTMTVWGSRVKRYMGPNVYTAPPDGGWGWVVAVSFFLVEVFTYGVIKSLGIFLQDLMGEFGESNSRVSWIISICVFTMSFTAPLASIMTNRFGFRPVVMIGGLLISIGTIASGFTNSINEMYITIGLVAGLGYCLTFLPTVTLLSQYFSQRRSLVTAVASTGESFSVFALAPAFSALRDCIGWRYTLVVIGALQGIIIICGVLLRPIFIRPGPATETETGGLADQELKALNTQEEYSTKERLYTKDSSYAKDSSYTPQSSYSQENKLTHCYSLSSGESEDSGVQSLHHQVLDDGSKAGEEVPLKGKGEKGEKGGKERREKEASSQLCLGSKEKDEEQTQTVSAQKPKLLDFSVLREGSFICYALFGLFATLGFFAPQLYIIELSVSRGVERDRATYMLSAMAVAEIFGRLSIGWVLGRKLFRGRKPLVLLGCVVLLCLVLVAFTLVWEFWGLAMCCGFYGFFMGTVSSTHIPMLAEKDVVGIERMASAAGVYVFIQSFAGLAGPPLGGVLVDLTQNYGSAFYSCAVGMGLGAVFLGLVRPAKRGLPCFSKRGPQNCPEPLQVGPGNPVPQREGKEAQDRDSLQDFLEVDLDLDQKQEIITEKGQLMTIST